A window from Athalia rosae chromosome 5, iyAthRosa1.1, whole genome shotgun sequence encodes these proteins:
- the LOC105687309 gene encoding discoidin domain-containing receptor tyrosine kinase B-like: MESVGVLTKVLIIVACYTGEPIRHAFGQCIVPLGMEEGKIPDNAITASSSYEMKSVGPQNARIRQEKNGGAWCPKAQISSDIREYLEVDLTRNHLITWTETQGRFGNGQGQEYAETFFLEYWRDLKWHQYKTVKGDRVLRGNSNTYLVERQKLDLPFVASRVRFVPYSQHPRTVCMRVEIYGCLWEQQVTKYSAPKGETFGPNGCNVEDSSYDGTENGNVMLDGLGQLTDGVYGDDPTTMSSSFTNWVGWSNLGSVELIFEFYLLREFENCTVHVANVPSKNIQVFSAAYIWFSFDGKQYHQTPEKLEVIVEEVKATTKSISIPLQSRIGRFVKVELIPRAKWLLVSEITFDSVPGSRNISDESSEQFYRACHKNETEANGDTDSESNPSYNETIFELNTNLTPDAFPVSNSQTYIGLVSGVLTVTALLLTCTIFLMKQRGRNKVALLQKHTALLCRSPTPGITINMKDIKMPPPIIVNGLSQSRLSLKSKTLSSDSHSLRNEDTLGSEYEKCSVYERTYKLYSKENLGFEPHTHKSDRLTGCKSDYSDFTSDSCCDDKIIDHLVLTPFPVKRLCHTASRTNHQVHEGYYAATDILTINRREQQSSSNLFTSLQIEDAIYPPQSSSSYNLHHISRHRLRMLDKLGEGSFGLVHLCEAKGIQSPDSGTVRNRQIVIVRSLWRGVTDSLRKHFMNDMYSLAKIRDVNIARVIALAEEEPFGAVFEYGELGDLPSFIKTHEKSSDHMPLSYGCLLNFVTQIASGMKYLESLNIPHRDLAARNCVVSKNMTIKVSDHAMYCSKYDQEYYINDCYARVPLRWMSWEAILLRKQTCRSDVWSYAVTVWEILMSCAEVPYADLTSEQVLENYSRWYHCGPTEKNQPRILSQPLPCSRDLYHMMTKCWSKRADDRPTFEEIYLFLKRLSFD, encoded by the exons ATGGAATCCGTAGGTGTATTAACAAAAGTACTCATTATCGTGGCTTGTTACACGGGAGAGCCAATTAGACATGCCTTTG GGCAGTGTATCGTTCCTCTCGGTATGGAAGAGGGAAAGATTCCAGACAACGCGATTACGGCGTCCTCAAGTTACGAAATGAAATCCGTTGGCCCGCAAAATGCCAG GATTCGAcaggaaaaaaacggaggagCTTGGTGCCCAAAGGCACAGATCAGCAGCGATATCAGGGAATATCTCGAGGTTGATCTCACGAGGAATCACCTCATTACTTGGACCGAAACACAGGGAAGATTCGGTAACGGTCAGGGGCAGGAATACGCTGAAACATTTTTCCTTGAATATTGGCGTGACCTGAAATGGCACCAGTACAAAACCGTGAAAGGCGATAGG GTACTTCGTGGAAACAGTAACACGTATTTAGTGGAACGACAAAAATTGGATTTGCCGTTTGTAGCGAGCAGAGTTCGATTTGTTCCGTACAGTCAACATCCCAGAACAGTTTGTATgcgggttgaaatttacggCTGCCTGTGGGAgc AGCAAGTCACAAAATACTCAGCCCCAAAGGGTGAAACTTTTGGACCCAATGGCTGCAATGTTGAAGATTCATCTTACGACGGTacggaaaatggaaatgttaTGCTCGATGGACTGGGACAGCTAACCGACGGTGTCTACGGGGATGACCCTACTACCATGTCGAGCAGTTTCACAAATTGGGTCGGATGGAGTAATCTGGGCTCAGTGGAgcttatttttgaattttatcttctACGAGAGTTCGAAAACTGCACGGTTCACGTGGCCAATGTACCTAGTAAAAATATCCAG GTTTTTTCCGCTGCTTATATCTGGTTTTCATTCGACGGAAAGCAATATCATCAGACTCCGGAAAAACTTGAAGTGATCGTGGAGGAGGTCAAGGCAACAACGAAGAGTATATCGATACCTTTGCAATCTAGAATAGGACGATTCGTAAAAGTTGAACTCATTCCAAGGGCCAAGTGGCTTCTAGTCAGCGAAATTACTTTTGATTCTG TTCCAGGATCAAGAAATATTTCCGACGAGTCATCGGAGCAATTTTATAGAGCGTGCCATAAAAACGAGACCGAAGCAAACGGAGATACAGATTCGGAATCGAATCCAAGCTACAACGAAACGATATTTGAACTCAACACAAATTTGACTCCCGATGCTTTTCCCGTTAGCAATTCGCAGACCTACATAGGACTGGTCAGTGGGGTTCTCACGGTAACAGCCCTGCTCTTGACGtgcacaatttttttgatgaaacAGAGAGGCAGAAACAAAGTAGCGCTTCTGCAAAAGCACACAGCCTTACTGTGCAGATCGCCTACACCTGGAATAACGATAAATATGAAGGACATTAAAATGCCTCCACCAATTATCGTTAACGGACTATCTCAGTCCAGATTATCTCTCAAGAGCAAAACACTGTCATCCGATAGTCACAGCCTCAGAAACGAGGACACTTTAGGAAGTGAATACGAAAAATGCAGCGTCTACGAAAGGACTTACAAACTCTACTCCAAGGAAAATCTTGGTTTCGAACCTCACACGCATAAAAGCGACCGTTTAACGGGGTGCAAGAGCGATTATTCTG ATTTTACGAGCGACAGCTGCTGCGATGACAAAATAATCGACCACTTGGTCCTCACACCATTCCCTGTGAAGAGACTTTGTCATACCGCATCTAGAACCAATCACCAAGTCCACGAGGGGTACTACGCGGCAACTGATATTTTGACG aTTAATCGAAGGGAGCAACAAAGTAGTTCAAATTTGTTTACCTCTCTACAAATCGAGGACGCTATTTATCCACCGCAGTCTTCTAGCTCTTACAATCTTCACCATATCTCCAGGCACAGATTAAGAATGTTAGATAAACTCGGCGAAGGGAGTTTTGGACTG GTTCATTTGTGCGAAGCCAAAGGTATTCAGAGTCCGGATTCAGGTACCGTACGCAATAGGCAAATTGTCATTGTGCGTTCTTTATGGCGTGGCGTCACTGACTCACTCAG AAAACACTTCATGAATGACATGTACTCGCTAGCTAAAATTCGAGATGTAAATATTGCTAGAGTCATAGCTCTTGCCGAAGAAGAACCTTTCGGAGCGGTCTTTGAGTATGGAGAACTCGGTGATCTGCCTAGTTTCATCAAAACCCATGAAAAGTCGAGCGATCACATGCCATTGAG TTACGGATGCCTGCTGAACTTTGTAACTCAGATTGCCTCcgggatgaaatatttagAAAGTCTGAACATTCCACATCGTGATTTGGCTGCCAG AAACTGCGTTGTCAGTAAGAATATGACGATAAAAGTGTCGGATCACGCGATGTACTGCAGTAAATATGATCAAGAATATTACATCAACGATTGCTACGCTCGAGTACCTCTGCGATGGATGTCTTGGGAGGCAATTTTACTG aGAAAACAAACTTGTCGATCTGATGTTTGGTCATATGCAGTAACGGTATGGGAAATTTTAATGAGTTGTGCGGAGGTACCTTACGCGGATTTAACATCCGAACAAGTACTGGAGAATTATAGTCGATGGTACCACTGCGGTCCAACTGAGAAAAATCAACCTCGCATACTTTCGCAGCCTCTTCCATGCTCCAGAGACTTATATCACATGATGACCAAGTGTTGGAGTAAACGTGCAGACGATAGGCCCACTTTTGAAGAGATCTATCTCTTCCTAAAGAGGTTGAGCTttgattga
- the LOC105687312 gene encoding exopolyphosphatase PRUNE1, with translation MDSFLNTSKSSLANLENYSHVRVVIGNMACDLDSAVCAIVYAFHLHTVLENGEESIAVIPILNIPEKEFRLKTEVVYYLEKYRISQQVLTFRDQIDLTGLSDEGKLEVVLVDHHALCEKDKELAKSVIEVIDHRPQDLTWLWQEKNVDIEMVGSCATLIGKKLLQTNSKALNSRVCNLLRGPILIDTANFSKKANKATPTDLEIIQRLEEITSIVSDREQDYREILSAKTNISGLTASDLLMKDLKITNGIPIPGLPMLVQV, from the exons ATGGATTCCTTTTTAAATACGTCAAAGTCATCTTTG GctaatttagaaaattacagtCATGTGCGGGTTGTCATAGGCAACATGGCATGTGACTTGGATTCAGCGGTATGCGCCATAGTGTACGCCTTTCATCTTCACACAGTTTTGGAAAATGGGGAAGAAAGTATAGCTGTCATCCCAATACTGAATATACCTGAAAAGGAATTTCGGTTGAAAACCGAAGTTGTCTACTATCTAGAGAAATACAGAATATCTCAGCAGGTACTGACTTTCAG GGATCAGATCGATCTCACAGGTCTTAGTGACGAGGGAAAGTTGGAAGTTGTGTTAGTCGATCATCATGCTCTCTGCGAGAAAGATAAAGAACTTGCCAAATCAGTTATAGAAGTAATTGATCACAGACCACAAGATTTGACATGGCTGTGGCAAGAGAAAAATGTTGACATAGAAATGGTTGGTAGCTGTGCAACTCTTATTGGAAAAAAGTTGTTGCAAACAAATTCAAAAGCTCTGAATTCTCGGGTTTGCAATCTTCTTAGGG GTCCAATACTCATCGACaccgcaaatttttcaaaaaaagcaaacaaagCGACTCCCACAGACCTTGAAATCATCCAGAGACTGGAGGAAATCACGTCCATTGTTTCCGACAGAGAGCAAGACTACCGAGAAATTCTTTCCGCTAAAACTAATATCAGTGGTTTAACTGCCTCTGATTTATTGATGaaagatttaaaaattacCAATGGCATACCGATTCCAGGTCTGCCGATGTTAGTGCAGGTATAa